A window from Micromonospora terminaliae encodes these proteins:
- a CDS encoding lamin tail domain-containing protein, translating into MNKRLISIVSALAIAVGGSLAAAAPAQAATPPVMITKVYYNSPGSDTGSNTSLNAEYVRLTNKRSTVINLKGYYVRDKAGYVYSFTSDFKVAAGNSILIHTGKGTNAGTHRYWGRSWYVWNNTGDTAYLRNSSGTLVDSCSWGSSGSYTNC; encoded by the coding sequence GTGAACAAGCGATTGATCAGCATCGTTTCGGCGCTCGCCATCGCGGTGGGCGGATCCCTGGCCGCCGCTGCGCCGGCCCAGGCCGCCACCCCGCCGGTCATGATCACCAAGGTCTACTACAACTCCCCGGGCAGCGACACCGGGTCGAACACCAGCCTCAACGCGGAGTACGTCCGGCTGACCAACAAGCGCAGCACGGTCATCAACCTCAAGGGTTACTACGTGCGCGACAAGGCCGGTTACGTCTACTCCTTCACGAGCGACTTCAAGGTCGCGGCCGGAAACAGCATCCTGATCCACACCGGCAAGGGCACCAACGCCGGTACCCACCGCTACTGGGGCCGCTCCTGGTACGTGTGGAACAACACCGGCGACACCGCGTACCTGCGGAACTCGTCCGGGACGCTCGTGGACAGCTGCTCGTGGGGAAGCAGCGGTAGCTACACCAACTGCTGA
- a CDS encoding glycoside hydrolase family 65 protein encodes MPHRPQGDDSWRIRRTGADLHRLGETESIFALGNGWVGWRGTLDEGEPYEMPGTYLNGFHEQREVSYPESGYAFPEHSDTVISAPNAALVRLWVGGEPLDLRTGTVRRHERILDLRAGVIRRETEWISPGGQGVRVRSTRLVSLPRRPVAAVDYQVEPLDGPVEVRVDADLLANERVPERADDPRAASVIHDPLVAEAGRHNGTDAVLVHRTERSAQRVAVAVAHRVDAPDTAATDTELTADRFRLAVTGPLRPGERIHVTKFAAYECAHVDGTPAGELADLVVAEADAARAEGFAALLDAQRAALDAAWATADVELDGDPELQQALRFAVFHLLQSGRADGDRTIPAKGLTGNGYDGHVLWDTEGYVLPVLTYLAPGLARSALRWRHAHLPEARDRAAELRLAGATFPWRTLGGRECSGYWPAGTAGLHVNADIADAVLRYVAATGDIGFLGECGVELLVETARLWHGYGHWSDTGTFHLTGLTGPDEYSALVDDNLFTNLMARRNLRGAADAAERFPEAAARLGVDTAEVAGWRAAADAVHVPYDGKRGVHQQSAGFTEQPEWDFANTRADDYPLLLHFPYLELYRRQVVKQADLVLAMLRCTGEFTAEEKARNVAYYEARTVRDSSLSASVQAVLAAEVGHLDLAYDLFAETALQDLEDLGDKTADGLHLASLAGAWLVVAQGFGGLRDDRGVLSFDPRLPRRITRLAFHLRWHGHRLRIELTPDTARYELPDGGPADAVELWHHGERIRVTGAAPVTRPMPPVPDPGPEPPSPPGRRPARRAQAEVGGAG; translated from the coding sequence GTGCCGCACCGGCCCCAGGGCGACGACAGCTGGCGGATCCGCCGCACCGGGGCGGACCTGCACCGGCTCGGCGAGACCGAGTCGATCTTCGCGCTGGGCAACGGCTGGGTGGGCTGGCGCGGCACCCTCGACGAGGGCGAGCCGTACGAGATGCCCGGCACCTACCTCAACGGGTTCCACGAGCAGCGCGAGGTGAGCTACCCCGAGAGCGGGTACGCCTTCCCCGAGCACAGCGACACCGTCATCAGCGCCCCGAACGCCGCGCTGGTCCGGCTCTGGGTCGGCGGCGAGCCGCTGGACCTGCGGACCGGGACCGTCCGGCGGCACGAGCGGATCCTCGACCTGCGCGCCGGGGTGATCCGCCGGGAGACCGAGTGGATCTCGCCGGGCGGGCAGGGCGTGCGGGTGCGCAGCACCCGGCTCGTCTCGCTGCCCCGCCGGCCGGTCGCCGCCGTGGACTACCAGGTCGAGCCGCTGGACGGCCCGGTCGAGGTGCGGGTCGACGCCGACCTGCTCGCCAACGAACGGGTGCCGGAACGGGCCGACGACCCGCGCGCCGCCTCGGTGATCCACGACCCGCTCGTCGCCGAGGCCGGCCGGCACAACGGCACCGACGCCGTACTGGTGCACCGCACCGAGCGCAGCGCCCAGCGGGTCGCCGTCGCGGTCGCCCACCGGGTCGACGCGCCGGACACCGCCGCGACCGACACCGAGCTGACGGCCGACCGGTTCCGGCTGGCGGTCACCGGCCCGCTGCGTCCCGGCGAGCGGATCCACGTCACGAAGTTCGCCGCGTACGAGTGCGCCCACGTCGACGGCACCCCGGCCGGCGAACTGGCCGACCTGGTCGTCGCCGAGGCCGACGCGGCCCGGGCCGAGGGGTTCGCCGCGCTGCTCGACGCGCAGCGCGCCGCCCTCGACGCCGCCTGGGCCACCGCCGACGTCGAGCTCGACGGCGACCCGGAACTCCAGCAGGCGCTCCGGTTCGCGGTGTTCCACCTGCTCCAGTCCGGCCGGGCCGACGGCGACCGGACCATCCCGGCCAAGGGCCTGACCGGCAACGGCTACGACGGCCACGTGCTCTGGGACACCGAGGGCTACGTGCTGCCGGTGCTCACGTACCTGGCGCCCGGGCTGGCCCGCTCGGCGCTGCGCTGGCGGCACGCGCACCTGCCCGAGGCCCGGGACCGCGCCGCCGAGCTGCGACTGGCCGGAGCCACCTTCCCGTGGCGGACCCTCGGCGGCCGCGAGTGCTCCGGCTACTGGCCGGCCGGCACCGCCGGGCTGCACGTGAACGCAGACATCGCCGACGCCGTGCTCCGGTACGTCGCGGCCACCGGCGACATCGGGTTCCTCGGCGAGTGCGGCGTGGAGCTGCTGGTGGAGACCGCCCGGCTCTGGCACGGGTACGGCCACTGGTCGGACACCGGCACCTTCCACCTGACCGGGCTCACCGGCCCCGACGAGTACTCCGCGCTGGTCGACGACAACCTCTTCACCAACCTGATGGCCCGGCGCAACCTGCGCGGCGCGGCCGACGCCGCCGAGCGCTTCCCCGAGGCGGCCGCCCGGCTCGGCGTCGACACGGCCGAGGTGGCCGGCTGGCGAGCCGCCGCCGACGCCGTGCACGTCCCCTACGACGGCAAGCGCGGGGTGCACCAGCAGTCGGCCGGCTTCACCGAGCAGCCCGAGTGGGACTTCGCGAACACCCGGGCGGACGACTACCCGCTGCTGCTGCACTTCCCCTACCTGGAGCTGTACCGCCGGCAGGTGGTCAAGCAGGCCGACCTCGTGCTGGCCATGCTGCGCTGCACCGGCGAGTTCACCGCCGAGGAGAAGGCCCGCAACGTCGCGTACTACGAGGCCCGGACCGTCCGGGACTCGTCGCTGTCGGCGTCCGTGCAGGCCGTCCTCGCCGCCGAGGTCGGCCACCTGGACCTGGCGTACGACCTGTTCGCCGAGACGGCCCTGCAGGATCTCGAGGACCTCGGCGACAAGACCGCCGACGGGTTGCACCTGGCCTCGCTGGCCGGCGCGTGGCTGGTGGTGGCGCAGGGCTTCGGCGGGCTGCGCGACGACCGGGGCGTGCTCTCCTTCGACCCGCGGCTGCCCCGCCGGATCACCCGGCTCGCCTTCCACCTGCGCTGGCACGGGCACCGGCTGCGGATCGAGCTGACCCCGGACACGGCCCGCTACGAGCTGCCCGACGGCGGCCCGGCGGACGCGGTCGAGCTGTGGCACCACGGCGAACGGATCCGGGTCACCGGGGCGGCGCCGGTCACCCGGCCCATGCCGCCCGTGCCGGACCCCGGGCCCGAGCCGCCGTCACCACCCGGCCGCCGGCCGGCGCGGCGTGCTCAGGCGGAGGTGGGCGGCGCCGGCTGA
- a CDS encoding phosphatase PAP2 family protein, with translation MTDALVTDVPDVSTDWYHDIVQFADRTPEPVHWFAVHFTEGAIVLLGVLLVVAALARLVGGDLRGRALALAAPLAVVCAYLSSEGLKTLIAEDRPCRSPADLVIVAGHCPPVGDWSFPSNHATIAGALAATALLLHRRIGLVAVPLAVLAAVSRTFVGVHYPHDVAAGLLLGALVGTLLTPVLARPVAEVLRRRIRRASARPAVGPARR, from the coding sequence ATGACCGACGCCCTGGTGACCGATGTCCCGGATGTCAGTACCGACTGGTACCACGACATCGTCCAGTTCGCCGACCGCACACCGGAACCGGTGCACTGGTTCGCCGTGCACTTCACCGAGGGGGCGATCGTCCTGCTCGGGGTCCTGCTGGTGGTGGCCGCGCTGGCCCGGCTGGTCGGCGGCGACCTCCGGGGCCGGGCGCTCGCTCTGGCCGCCCCGCTGGCGGTGGTCTGCGCGTACCTGTCGAGTGAGGGGTTGAAGACCCTGATCGCCGAGGACCGGCCGTGCCGCAGCCCGGCCGACCTGGTCATCGTGGCCGGGCACTGCCCGCCGGTCGGCGACTGGTCGTTCCCGAGCAACCACGCCACCATCGCGGGGGCGCTGGCCGCCACCGCGCTGCTGCTGCACCGCCGGATCGGCCTGGTGGCCGTCCCGCTCGCCGTGCTGGCCGCGGTCTCGCGCACCTTCGTGGGCGTGCACTACCCGCACGACGTGGCCGCCGGGCTGCTGCTCGGCGCGCTGGTGGGCACGCTGCTCACCCCGGTGCTGGCCCGCCCGGTGGCCGAGGTCCTGCGCCGGCGGATCCGCCGTGCTTCCGCCCGTCCGGCCGTCGGGCCCGCCCGGCGCTGA
- a CDS encoding ParA family protein — protein sequence MAVIALVSAKGSPGVTTAALAAALSWHRRLVLAECDPAGGSVLAGYLGGALDGPRGLGELAVGELRDGNLESAFWSQLVDLDAPRRERLLLPGVVDPAQAGSVTPLWQRFADFFTSLERGVPPYDVLVDCGRLQVGGPPWPVLRAAAVVLLVTRAHLPDLSATRATVKAIERDFTEHRIPPGTLRLLVVGDGHGSSEISKALRLPVIARLPHDPRTAGVLTHGGTVRANRPLMRAAGQLEVPVRALLDRRRARLAWPGGPAPRAVTAPSTPGVSGAV from the coding sequence ATGGCGGTCATCGCCCTGGTCTCGGCGAAGGGCTCGCCGGGCGTCACCACGGCCGCGCTGGCCGCCGCGCTGAGCTGGCACCGGCGGCTGGTGCTGGCCGAGTGCGACCCGGCGGGCGGTTCGGTCCTGGCCGGCTACCTGGGCGGCGCGCTCGACGGCCCGCGCGGCCTCGGCGAGCTGGCGGTCGGGGAGTTGCGCGACGGCAACCTGGAGAGCGCCTTCTGGTCGCAGCTCGTCGACCTGGACGCGCCCAGGCGGGAGCGGCTGCTGCTGCCCGGCGTCGTCGACCCGGCCCAGGCCGGCAGCGTCACCCCGCTCTGGCAGCGCTTCGCCGACTTCTTCACGAGCCTCGAGAGAGGCGTTCCGCCGTACGACGTGCTGGTCGACTGTGGCCGGTTGCAGGTCGGCGGTCCACCGTGGCCGGTGTTGCGCGCCGCGGCCGTGGTGCTGCTGGTCACCCGCGCGCACCTGCCCGACCTGTCCGCGACCCGCGCCACCGTCAAGGCCATCGAGCGGGACTTCACCGAGCACCGGATCCCGCCCGGCACCCTCCGCCTGCTGGTGGTCGGGGACGGGCACGGCAGCAGCGAGATCAGCAAGGCGCTGCGGCTGCCGGTGATCGCGCGGCTGCCGCACGATCCGCGTACCGCCGGGGTGCTCACCCACGGCGGCACCGTGCGCGCCAACCGGCCCCTCATGCGCGCGGCCGGCCAGTTGGAGGTGCCCGTCCGGGCGCTGCTGGACCGGCGGCGGGCGCGGCTGGCCTGGCCGGGAGGCCCGGCCCCGCGCGCGGTGACCGCCCCGAGCACGCCGGGGGTGTCCGGTGCGGTTTGA
- a CDS encoding prepilin peptidase: MTAERLRADAPPAPARRPGVRLLAALTVVPLLRLAVARYAVPPGSPDRTGCDGCGVPVGLDRPLPALGPAARCPTCRARVGAAPMVVEAALVAAAVALALTGGPPAARVAVAWWLAWAVPLALVDAAVHRLPDRLTWPAAAGVWVLLGVAAPAGAGPEPWLRATAAGLALGAGFAATTLLLGRRGFGLGDAKLALGAGALLGWYGWPVLVAGLVLAVTLSAVAGLALLAARRVRWSSHLPFGPFLILGTAVTLVLTT, encoded by the coding sequence GTGACCGCCGAACGGCTCCGCGCCGACGCTCCGCCGGCTCCGGCCCGCCGCCCGGGCGTACGGCTGCTGGCCGCCCTGACGGTCGTACCGCTGCTGCGACTCGCGGTCGCGCGGTACGCCGTACCCCCGGGGTCGCCCGACCGGACGGGGTGTGACGGCTGCGGGGTGCCGGTCGGCCTGGACCGGCCACTGCCGGCGCTCGGGCCGGCCGCCCGCTGCCCGACCTGCCGGGCGCGGGTCGGCGCGGCGCCGATGGTGGTGGAGGCCGCCCTGGTCGCAGCGGCGGTGGCGCTGGCGCTCACGGGCGGGCCGCCCGCCGCACGGGTGGCGGTCGCCTGGTGGCTCGCCTGGGCGGTGCCGCTGGCCCTGGTCGACGCGGCGGTGCACCGGCTCCCCGACCGGCTGACCTGGCCGGCGGCGGCCGGCGTGTGGGTGCTGCTCGGGGTGGCCGCGCCGGCCGGGGCCGGGCCGGAGCCCTGGCTGCGGGCCACGGCCGCGGGGCTCGCCCTCGGCGCGGGCTTCGCGGCGACCACCCTGCTGCTCGGCCGGCGCGGGTTCGGCCTCGGCGACGCCAAGCTGGCGCTCGGCGCCGGGGCGCTGCTCGGCTGGTACGGCTGGCCGGTGCTGGTGGCGGGCCTGGTGCTCGCGGTCACGCTCTCCGCGGTGGCCGGCCTGGCGTTGCTGGCCGCCCGCCGGGTCCGCTGGTCCAGCCACCTGCCGTTCGGCCCGTTCCTCATCCTCGGCACCGCCGTCACCCTCGTCCTGACGACGTGA
- a CDS encoding TadE/TadG family type IV pilus assembly protein, whose translation MPRPARTDRSRPAAAGRPTGRCGPGRITGVLRGRLAAGGSERGANPVELAVVMPAILVLLFASIQLAVWFVARSTALNAAQSGVNAQRGLDAPAGAGRDRATTFLRAAGDWLVDWQNPGPACEIVATGGTPTEVTCTVSGRSLSVIPGIDFPVRQTAHGTAERWTTG comes from the coding sequence ATGCCCCGCCCCGCCCGTACGGACCGGAGCCGGCCGGCAGCCGCCGGCCGGCCCACCGGCCGCTGCGGCCCGGGGCGGATCACCGGCGTCCTCCGCGGACGGCTCGCCGCGGGCGGGTCCGAGCGGGGAGCCAACCCGGTCGAGCTGGCGGTGGTGATGCCGGCGATCCTCGTGCTGCTCTTCGCCTCGATCCAGCTCGCCGTCTGGTTCGTCGCCCGGTCCACCGCCCTCAACGCGGCGCAGAGCGGGGTGAACGCCCAGCGCGGGCTCGACGCCCCGGCTGGCGCCGGCCGGGACCGGGCCACCACCTTCCTGCGCGCCGCCGGGGACTGGCTCGTCGACTGGCAGAACCCCGGCCCCGCCTGCGAGATCGTCGCCACCGGCGGAACCCCCACCGAGGTCACCTGCACGGTCAGCGGGCGCTCCCTGTCGGTGATCCCGGGCATCGACTTCCCGGTCCGGCAGACCGCCCACGGCACCGCCGAACGCTGGACGACGGGGTGA
- a CDS encoding type II secretion system F family protein: MTSIELIALVSGAACAAGLVLAAVALVGTRRPPRSAPGAGPGLSRLWTGSGASRQDRRRHRLLLGAAVVVGALAFLLTGLPVVGLLVALAVPGVPWLFAVGRAEQRAIARIEAVGEWTRRLKDISGTGQGLQQAIIGTIATAPEEIQDEVRTLAARLQAGWLAKSALLAFADEIADPVCDQVVAALILHLTDRGERLGDVLGSIATAASAEVATRREVEAKRTQPRFAVRFLTGMTLATLAYGLVNSDYVRPYGTVFGQLVMGALGAAFVGLLVWVRSMSQPPRPARFLPEPDPEEAIA; this comes from the coding sequence ATGACCTCCATCGAGCTGATCGCGCTGGTCTCCGGCGCGGCGTGCGCGGCCGGGCTGGTCCTGGCGGCGGTCGCGCTGGTCGGCACCCGCCGGCCGCCCCGTTCGGCTCCGGGCGCCGGGCCGGGCCTGAGCCGGCTCTGGACCGGTTCCGGCGCGAGCCGGCAGGACCGGCGCCGCCACCGGCTCCTGCTCGGTGCGGCCGTGGTCGTCGGCGCGCTGGCCTTCCTGCTCACCGGGCTGCCGGTGGTCGGTCTGCTGGTGGCGCTGGCGGTGCCCGGGGTGCCGTGGCTGTTCGCGGTCGGCCGGGCCGAGCAGCGGGCCATCGCCCGCATCGAGGCCGTCGGCGAGTGGACCCGGCGGCTCAAGGACATCTCCGGCACCGGGCAGGGTCTCCAGCAGGCCATCATCGGCACGATCGCCACCGCGCCGGAGGAGATCCAGGACGAGGTACGCACCCTGGCAGCCCGCCTCCAGGCCGGCTGGCTGGCGAAGTCGGCTCTGCTCGCCTTCGCCGACGAGATCGCCGACCCGGTCTGCGACCAGGTGGTCGCAGCGCTGATCCTGCACCTCACCGACCGGGGTGAGCGCCTCGGCGACGTGCTCGGCTCGATCGCCACCGCCGCGTCGGCCGAGGTGGCCACCCGGCGGGAGGTCGAGGCGAAGCGGACCCAGCCCCGGTTCGCCGTCCGCTTCCTCACCGGAATGACCCTGGCCACGCTCGCGTACGGGCTGGTCAACAGCGACTACGTCCGTCCCTACGGGACGGTCTTCGGGCAGCTGGTCATGGGGGCGCTCGGGGCGGCCTTCGTCGGGCTGCTGGTCTGGGTGCGGTCGATGAGCCAGCCGCCCCGCCCGGCGCGCTTCCTGCCGGAGCCCGACCCGGAGGAGGCGATCGCATGA
- a CDS encoding TadE/TadG family type IV pilus assembly protein: protein MARDRGSVSIEVAVLAPAFIGLMVLAGVAGRTAVADEAVESAAHDAARAASIARDARTGESDATDAARRQLDWWGLRCTAPPALAFEGSVGGTETSFGAAYRGAPGVPATVTVTVTCTVSFDDLRARGLPLALGGKTVSASFTSPLDTYRSRA from the coding sequence ATGGCGCGGGACCGGGGTTCCGTCTCGATCGAGGTGGCGGTGCTGGCCCCCGCCTTCATCGGGTTGATGGTGCTGGCCGGGGTGGCCGGCCGGACGGCCGTCGCCGACGAGGCCGTGGAGTCGGCCGCGCACGACGCGGCCCGGGCCGCTTCCATCGCCCGCGACGCGCGCACCGGCGAGTCCGACGCCACCGACGCCGCGCGACGCCAGCTCGACTGGTGGGGCCTGCGCTGCACGGCACCACCGGCACTGGCCTTCGAGGGCTCGGTGGGCGGCACGGAAACCAGTTTCGGGGCGGCGTACCGCGGGGCACCGGGGGTGCCGGCCACCGTCACGGTCACCGTGACCTGCACGGTCTCGTTCGACGATCTGCGGGCACGCGGGCTGCCCCTGGCGCTCGGCGGCAAAACCGTCTCGGCGAGCTTCACGTCCCCGCTGGACACCTACCGGAGCCGCGCATGA
- a CDS encoding SAF domain-containing protein encodes MSVVTRNGTPLDAPVAPPKVVRQRRIRPGLLGLAVLLIALGGLGAAFAVTSVRSTGSYLAVARPVEAGRQLTADDLVPVRVSGGRELQPVRADRIKEVLGLRAAVRLTPGTLLTPAQLTEAPLLGPGQQQLALGLEPSRVPARKLHPGDTVLLISTPDTSAGSAGTNRGGGTRFDATVIDTAVPENDDVIVYLALAVRDVPAVVALAADDRIALVLTGAA; translated from the coding sequence ATGAGTGTGGTGACGCGGAACGGGACTCCCCTGGACGCGCCCGTGGCGCCGCCCAAGGTGGTCCGGCAGCGGCGGATCCGTCCCGGCCTGCTCGGCCTGGCCGTGCTGCTGATCGCCCTCGGCGGCCTCGGTGCGGCGTTCGCGGTCACCTCGGTCCGGTCCACCGGGAGCTACCTCGCGGTGGCCCGGCCGGTCGAGGCGGGCCGGCAGCTCACCGCCGACGACCTGGTCCCGGTGCGCGTCTCCGGCGGGCGGGAACTCCAGCCGGTACGCGCCGACCGGATCAAGGAGGTGCTGGGCCTGCGGGCCGCCGTCCGGCTCACCCCCGGCACGCTGCTGACCCCGGCCCAGCTCACCGAGGCGCCGCTGCTCGGCCCCGGGCAGCAGCAGCTCGCGCTGGGGCTGGAGCCGAGCCGGGTGCCCGCCCGCAAGCTGCACCCCGGTGACACGGTGCTCCTGATCAGCACCCCGGACACCAGCGCCGGCAGCGCCGGCACCAACCGCGGCGGCGGCACCCGGTTCGACGCCACGGTCATCGACACCGCCGTGCCGGAGAACGACGACGTGATCGTCTACCTGGCGCTGGCCGTCCGGGACGTGCCGGCCGTGGTCGCGCTCGCCGCGGACGACCGGATCGCGCTCGTGCTCACCGGAGCGGCCTGA
- a CDS encoding CpaF family protein, with translation MRFEPVSHDPRGQQPGATSTAPPLAPPNGRQHLSAPAAAVAPPPPPPRPRVDFAVVRELRRELSERLTLWQRGREFDADAEEVERARLAVAVVSAYADSVRRAGTPMAADEERLLLDQVTAELVGLGRLQTLLVDDTIEEVHILGCDQVRITRHGGGVDWAEPIADSDDELVEILQAAARRAGATERSLSTSKPTLDLQLPDGSRLAAVFLVSHRPYAVIRKHNTLTVSLEDIAGGRADLDEMIDPLLRDFLRAAMRAGLNIMVAGLAGAGKTTVIRALMDEIPADEPYVLLEESRELLPARRGHKHRAVMSFESREGHGERGLDGRPAGEVSIADLIPVSLRMGVLRIIVGEVRSREIVPMLQAMTTSRGSMCTIHARTPAGVGERIIELALAHGREMTVDQARRMAGNALDLIVYVTVEDETAIGGRKHRFVSHVEEVIGVGEGNRITTTSVFGPGPDGRAVPRHLPERIRDQLLRVGYDARLLTRFIEAGTGAWRRPRHTRLGRR, from the coding sequence GTGCGGTTTGAACCGGTCTCCCACGACCCCCGCGGGCAGCAGCCCGGCGCCACCTCGACGGCGCCGCCGCTGGCCCCGCCGAACGGGCGGCAACACCTGTCCGCGCCGGCCGCCGCGGTCGCACCACCGCCCCCGCCGCCCCGTCCCCGGGTCGACTTCGCGGTGGTCCGCGAGCTACGCCGGGAACTCAGCGAGCGGCTCACCCTCTGGCAGCGCGGCCGGGAGTTCGACGCGGACGCCGAGGAGGTCGAGCGCGCCCGGCTGGCCGTCGCGGTGGTCTCCGCGTACGCGGACTCCGTGCGCCGCGCCGGCACGCCGATGGCCGCCGACGAGGAACGGCTGCTGCTCGACCAGGTGACCGCCGAGCTGGTCGGCCTGGGCCGGCTCCAGACGCTGCTGGTCGACGACACCATCGAGGAGGTGCACATCCTGGGCTGCGACCAGGTGCGCATCACCCGGCACGGCGGCGGCGTCGACTGGGCCGAGCCGATCGCCGACAGCGACGACGAGCTCGTGGAGATCCTCCAGGCGGCGGCCCGCCGGGCCGGGGCGACCGAGCGTTCCCTGTCCACCTCGAAGCCGACGCTCGACCTGCAACTGCCCGACGGCAGCCGGCTCGCCGCGGTGTTCCTGGTCAGCCACCGCCCGTACGCGGTGATCCGCAAGCACAACACACTCACCGTGAGCCTGGAGGACATCGCCGGCGGCCGGGCCGACCTGGACGAGATGATCGACCCGCTGCTGCGCGACTTCCTCCGCGCGGCCATGCGGGCCGGGCTGAACATCATGGTCGCCGGGCTGGCCGGCGCCGGGAAGACCACGGTCATCCGGGCGCTCATGGACGAGATCCCGGCCGACGAGCCGTACGTGCTGCTGGAGGAGAGCCGGGAGCTGCTGCCGGCCCGCCGCGGGCACAAGCACCGGGCGGTGATGAGCTTCGAGTCCCGGGAGGGGCACGGTGAGCGCGGGCTCGACGGTCGCCCGGCCGGTGAGGTCAGCATCGCCGACCTGATCCCGGTGTCGCTGCGGATGGGCGTGCTGCGGATCATCGTCGGCGAGGTGCGGTCCCGGGAGATCGTGCCGATGCTCCAGGCCATGACCACCAGCCGCGGGTCGATGTGCACGATCCACGCGCGTACCCCGGCCGGGGTGGGCGAGCGGATCATCGAGCTGGCGCTGGCCCACGGCCGCGAGATGACGGTCGACCAGGCCCGCCGGATGGCCGGCAACGCGCTGGACCTGATCGTCTACGTGACGGTCGAGGACGAGACCGCGATCGGCGGCCGCAAGCACCGCTTCGTGTCGCACGTCGAGGAGGTCATCGGCGTCGGCGAGGGCAACCGGATCACCACCACCAGCGTCTTCGGCCCGGGTCCGGACGGCCGGGCGGTGCCCCGCCACCTCCCCGAGCGGATCCGCGACCAGTTGCTCCGGGTCGGGTATGACGCCCGGCTGCTGACCCGGTTCATCGAGGCCGGCACGGGCGCCTGGCGGCGTCCCCGGCACACCCGGCTCGGACGGCGGTGA
- a CDS encoding type II secretion system F family protein: MLNWQLAVAVLGGVAVGLGLFLVVREALPATPALGPALRRLHQPPGQAAVAGRGPDWLGGVSRWLRPPHRQLALLDRTPEQYALSVLLSALVGFATPVVASAVLFLGGVGLPVVVPVLGSLGLALVAGLLAHRAVLARADAARDEFRQAVCTYLDLVALQLSAAHGPVQSLERAAAVCDGWVFDRIREALRIAQLQMHSPWDELQELADRIGIPELGDVGAIMRSSGSEGAQVHETLRSRADSLRDQIRTDNLARAEGVTSRLDIPGSLLVFVLLGFAVYPFLARL, encoded by the coding sequence ATCCTGAACTGGCAGCTGGCCGTCGCCGTCCTCGGCGGGGTGGCCGTGGGGCTGGGCCTGTTCCTGGTGGTGCGCGAGGCGCTGCCGGCCACCCCCGCGCTCGGTCCGGCGCTGCGCCGGCTGCACCAGCCACCCGGCCAGGCCGCGGTCGCCGGGAGGGGGCCGGACTGGCTCGGCGGGGTCTCCCGCTGGCTGCGTCCGCCGCACCGGCAGCTCGCGCTGCTCGACCGGACCCCCGAGCAGTACGCCCTGTCCGTGCTGCTCTCCGCGCTGGTCGGGTTCGCCACCCCGGTGGTCGCCTCGGCCGTGCTCTTCCTGGGCGGGGTGGGGCTGCCGGTGGTCGTACCGGTGCTCGGCAGCCTGGGGCTGGCCCTGGTGGCCGGCCTGCTCGCGCACCGCGCGGTGCTGGCCAGGGCGGACGCCGCACGGGACGAGTTCCGCCAGGCGGTCTGCACCTACCTGGACCTGGTGGCGTTGCAGCTCTCCGCCGCGCACGGACCGGTGCAGTCGCTGGAGCGCGCGGCGGCGGTCTGCGACGGCTGGGTGTTCGACCGGATCCGGGAGGCGCTGCGGATCGCCCAGCTCCAGATGCACTCCCCCTGGGACGAGCTCCAGGAGCTGGCCGACCGGATCGGCATCCCGGAGCTGGGCGACGTAGGGGCCATCATGCGCTCCTCCGGCAGCGAGGGCGCGCAGGTGCACGAGACCCTGCGCAGCCGCGCCGACTCGCTGCGCGACCAGATCCGCACCGACAACCTGGCCCGCGCCGAGGGGGTGACCAGCCGGCTGGACATCCCCGGCTCGCTGCTGGTCTTCGTCCTGCTCGGCTTCGCCGTCTACCCGTTCCTCGCCCGCCTGTGA